GCGTTCCGGCAACGGACGGGCCGGCCGGCCACGCCGCCGTGGGTCCTGCGGGTGCTGCCCCGCTTCGACTCCCGCCGGCACCTGCCCGAGAAGCTGTCCCGGCTGCGCATCATCGCCGGCACGCAGGTCGGTCGGGGACGCGGCCCGGGCACGGAGTTCGACGCGCTGCGCGAGTACGTCCCGGGCGACGACGCACGCTCCATCGACTGGCGGGCCAGCGCCCGGCGCTCCGAGGTGCTGGTGCGTACCTGGCGGCCGGAACGCGACCGGCGGCTGGTCTGCGTGCTGGACACCGGGCGCACCTCGGCGGTACGGCTCGGCGACGAGCCCCGGCTGGACGCCTCGATCGACGCGACACTGCTGCTCGCCGCGCTGGCGGCACGGGCCGGCGACCGGGTGGACGTGCTCGCGGCGGACGCCGTGACCCGCGCCTCGGTCGGCGGGGCCGAGCGGCCGGCGCAGTGGGGCCGGCTGGCGCACGCGTTGGCCCCACTGCAACCCACGCTGGTCGAGACCGACTTCCGCATGATCGCGGGTGAACTGTTGCGGCGGCACCGCCCACGCAGCCTGGTGGTGCTCCTCACCGCCCTGGAGCCCGGTGCGCTCGGCGAGGGTTTACTGCCCGTGCTGCCCCGGCTGGCCGCCCGGCACCGGGTGCTGGTGGCGGCGGCTCAGGACCCGGTGCTGGCCGCCCTCACCGTCGCGCCACCACGGCGCCCCCAGGACGCGTACGCCGCGGCAGCCGCCTGGCGTACCCTCGCCGAACGCGACCGCCTCGCGGCCACCCTGACCCGCCACAACGTCCTGGTGCTGGACACCCCCGCCCCCCACCTGGCCCCCGCCCTGGCCGACACCTACCTCCACCTGAAGTCCACCGCCCAGCTCTAACCCACCCGCCCTTGCCCCGTTGATCATGAGGTTGTTGCGACCCCGCCCGGCGTGTCGCGACAACAACTTCATGATCAACGGGGTGAGGGTGGGCGGGTGGGGGCTCGGAGGGCGGGGAGGGTGGTGTAGGCGAGGAAGGCCAGCCAGGCGGTGGCGCCGATGGCGATGCGCAGGGGCGTCGGCAGGGGGGCGGGAGTGACAAAGGCCTCGATCACCGCCGAGACCGCGAAGAGGACGACCAGGCCGAGGGCGACCAGGATGCCGTCGCGGCCCGCGCGGGCCACCGCCTGACCCCGGGTCAGCTGCTCCGGTGGCGCGATCCACGCCCATCCGATGCGCAGCCCCACCCCGGCGGCCACGAACACCCCGGTCAGCTCCAGCAGTCCGTGCGGGGTGATCAGCCCGAAGAAGACATCCGCCCGGCCGTAGGAGACCATCACCCCGCCCACCACGCCGATGTTCACCACGTTCTGCCACAGCAGGTAGCCGACCGGCACGATCAGCACCCCCGCCGCCAGGCACTTGGCGGCCAGCCAGGCGTTGTGCGTCCACAGGTGGAAGGCGAAGGTCGGGGCGGAGAACTCCGTGTAGTAGCCGGCGAAGCCGGACTCGACCAGCTCGGCGGCCTCCTCGTCGCCGATGAACGCCGCCGCCGTCTCCGGATTGTCCGCGACGAACCACATCAGGGTGAAGGTGAGCACGGTGAAGGCCGTCGCCACCGCGCACCACCACGGCGCCGCCCGCCAGACGGCACCGGGGAAACCGACCATCAGGAAGTGCCGGACGGCCGCCCAGGACGGGCGGGGCCGGCCGTTGAGCCGGGCCCGCGCCCGGAGCACCACCTGGGACAACTCGCTGACCAGGGCCGGATCGGGCGAGCGGCTGCGCAGCACCGACAGCTGGGTGGTGGCCCGCTGGTAGAGCGCGACCAACTCGTCGACCTCGGCGGCGTCGAGCCGCCGCCGGCCACAGAGCTGGTCCAGGCGGCGCCAGCCATCGCCGTGCTCCGCGACGTACGCGTCGAGATCCACCACCACCTCCGACCGCGCGATCATAGTGTTCACTGTCGGGGTGAGCACAGCGGCGCGACGGTGGACCGCCCCGGCCTGGGGCGATGCCGGACTGGTCAGCGGCGAGGCGGTCCACCTGGACGTGCGGGCCGCCCGGATCGGCTCCCGGGTGCTCGCCCTGTCGCTCGACGTGCTGCTCCAGCTGGTGTTCGCCCTGCTGCTCACCGTGCTGGTGGGGTTGGCCCTGGCGGCACTGCCGTACGGCGTGGTCGACGCGGCGATGGAGCGGGCGCTGTTCACCATCGCGCTCGTCGTGCTGCTGGTCGGCTATCCGGTGCTCTTCGAGCGGCTGAACCACGGCCGGACGCCGGGCAAGG
This is a stretch of genomic DNA from Micromonospora sp. WMMD1082. It encodes these proteins:
- a CDS encoding DUF58 domain-containing protein: MTWRAAALLAAGALTLPAWSAPFVGVAVMAGAVLLLVTVDLALAAPLRALVAERAGERAVRLGGTATVTLHLRNSSGRPLRARVRDAWVPSAGARPEVPPTRMVHVAPGEVRALPSHLTPTRRGDRAAVALTVRSFGPLGLAFRQRTGRPATPPWVLRVLPRFDSRRHLPEKLSRLRIIAGTQVGRGRGPGTEFDALREYVPGDDARSIDWRASARRSEVLVRTWRPERDRRLVCVLDTGRTSAVRLGDEPRLDASIDATLLLAALAARAGDRVDVLAADAVTRASVGGAERPAQWGRLAHALAPLQPTLVETDFRMIAGELLRRHRPRSLVVLLTALEPGALGEGLLPVLPRLAARHRVLVAAAQDPVLAALTVAPPRRPQDAYAAAAAWRTLAERDRLAATLTRHNVLVLDTPAPHLAPALADTYLHLKSTAQL
- a CDS encoding stage II sporulation protein M, whose protein sequence is MIARSEVVVDLDAYVAEHGDGWRRLDQLCGRRRLDAAEVDELVALYQRATTQLSVLRSRSPDPALVSELSQVVLRARARLNGRPRPSWAAVRHFLMVGFPGAVWRAAPWWCAVATAFTVLTFTLMWFVADNPETAAAFIGDEEAAELVESGFAGYYTEFSAPTFAFHLWTHNAWLAAKCLAAGVLIVPVGYLLWQNVVNIGVVGGVMVSYGRADVFFGLITPHGLLELTGVFVAAGVGLRIGWAWIAPPEQLTRGQAVARAGRDGILVALGLVVLFAVSAVIEAFVTPAPLPTPLRIAIGATAWLAFLAYTTLPALRAPTRPPSPR